GAAGTATAAATCCAACAGAGCGATGGCTATCGACCGATAGGAAGAGGTCGCGGTTGGCGAGCTGAAGGCTGCTGCGCGCAAGCTACGCACGCATCCCTCCGGCAAAAAGCGCAGTCTCGAGGCCAGCATCCACGAATATGGGATCCTCAATCCCATCGCAGCTTTTTGTCGGCGCTGATCTGTCGCCCTCGCATTGGAGCCGCAGTCGACACCCGTATTCCCGCTTTATGCCGTAAACGTTTAAATCGGCTCGCATTTATGGCACAGCCCGCAAGCTGCCGACACTTTTCTATGCGCGGCAGCGTCAGGCCTGACATTCGCTGCGGAGTGGGTGACCCGTTCAATCCATACCGGATGCGACAATCTTGCTCCCCTCCCGTCCGTCCGGTTACTTTTTCAGTACCGTCAGTGTCCGTGCACTGGCGGAGCTTTTCCGTTATCGATCGACTTCGTTATCGACGGCTAGCGCATTGGCATATGTCATCAAATTTTGGCCGGTAGGTGACCGTCCGGTTCGGAGTCGGGTTGCGAGGATAACAGACACTCATTCGCTGTCGGCTGCCGACCAAATTGCGGCGTTTGCCCCTCTTGGCGCGAACGTCCGGATCTGACAGGAGCCGCCATCCGGGCGTAATGCAGTTGCCGGTCTCCAGCCGACCCGTCCTGAGTAAGCGGTAAAAATCCCCCACATTTTCATGATTTGGCGATTTGGTAATTAGTGCGCCTTGCATTTGCGAGGTTGCGATGAGTGGTGATTTCGAAACGGGTTTCGAAACTGAAAGGGCTGAGAGGGCAGGCAAGGCCGAGCGTCTTGATGTCATTCCCTTGTCGAATGGCAACCGTGGATGGACTCCGGCGGCGAAGGCGCGGATCATTGAGGAGAGCTTCAAGCAGGGAGCGAATGTGTCTGAGGTGGCGCGGCGTCATGGCATGCTCCCGCAACAGCTTTATAACTGGCGAGGGCGTTTCCGAGAGCGGGCCGAGGGGATGGCCTTTGTTCCCGCGGTGATCGAAGAC
This window of the Sphingobium sp. CR2-8 genome carries:
- the tnpA gene encoding IS66-like element accessory protein TnpA → MSGDFETGFETERAERAGKAERLDVIPLSNGNRGWTPAAKARIIEESFKQGANVSEVARRHGMLPQQLYNWRGRFRERAEGMAFVPAVIEDPAAPPVPPPSSGPPAPSVSSLPASLRSGGEIVIETRGLSIRIPSHVDADHIERVLLAARVTT